ACCTTGCAAAGCACTATGGATGTAAGAGCATAGCCTACACCTACAATGAACCAACTATATGGTACGAGTTCGTCCTTGACACGGCAAAGCTCGCCAGAAAAGCGGGATTGAACAACATCCTCGTCACCAACGGTTACATAAACGAGGAACCCTTCCGCGAGCTGGCACCCTACGTAGATGCCATGAACATCGACATCAAGGCGTTTGATGACAGGTTCTACATGAAGATAGCGAGCGTGCCCGGTGGGGAGGCGAGCAGAGAAATTGCAAAGATGGCAAAAAAGGAGTTCGGGATCCATGTGGAGCTCACCTACCTTATAATACCCACCCTGAACGACGACGAAGAGGAGATAAGAGCTTTCGTGAGGTGGGTCCTTGAAGAGCTCGGTGACGATACCCCGGTGCACTTCTCCCGCTTCTTCCCCCACTACAGGCTTTTAGACCTTCCGCCCACGCCCCTGAAGACGATAGAGAAGGCCTACGGCATAGCGAGGGAAGAGGGGCTTAAGTTCGTCTACGTGGGCAACATACCGGGCCATAGGGGGGAACACACCTACTGCCCAAAATGTGGAAAACCTTTAATAGTCCGCTGGGGCTTTACGATTGAGGAATATCACGTAAAGGATGGAAAATGTGAATACTGCGGTGAACCGATACCAATAATCGGGGAATATAAAAAGGAACGAAATAGCTGGATGTGGTGAAATTGGCCGGGATTGAGGTCATTTTTTACATAGAAGGGATGGGAAACGACAGGAAAGTTTTAGAAAGGGCCCTGAAGGATACGGCGGAGAACCTCAGGAACGAGAGGGGAGTTAAGATCGGGTACGTGAAGCTCGAAGATATCATA
The window above is part of the Thermococcus sp. P6 genome. Proteins encoded here:
- the amrS gene encoding AmmeMemoRadiSam system radical SAM enzyme, with protein sequence MREAMYWEPLEGNRVRCRLCPLNCIINEGQRGSCRVRKNVGGKLYTLNYGKVSSIALDPVEKKPLFHFYPGSCAFSIGTIGCNMHCKHCQNWEISQADESFPYLQNATPEGIVNLAKHYGCKSIAYTYNEPTIWYEFVLDTAKLARKAGLNNILVTNGYINEEPFRELAPYVDAMNIDIKAFDDRFYMKIASVPGGEASREIAKMAKKEFGIHVELTYLIIPTLNDDEEEIRAFVRWVLEELGDDTPVHFSRFFPHYRLLDLPPTPLKTIEKAYGIAREEGLKFVYVGNIPGHRGEHTYCPKCGKPLIVRWGFTIEEYHVKDGKCEYCGEPIPIIGEYKKERNSWMW